A stretch of the Salminus brasiliensis chromosome 19, fSalBra1.hap2, whole genome shotgun sequence genome encodes the following:
- the LOC140540766 gene encoding immunoglobulin lambda-1 light chain-like — NGTFLAVTGHPQLKISVLQTPVSAFVPLGENVTLQCTVRPENRAAELQVLWFRSAAGRSFPEIIYTHHNSSRQCEISSSKDGCVFNFTKNINNSEDTGTYYCAVSSCGKIIIGNGTHVNFKKPVDPIVFYLGAALGICVVVIFGLAVLICRVRPQQDSVDEDMTCQTAVERIYAAKKLRMKKRQSGDSVHSEVSYFTVTDANLTR; from the exons AATGGTACATTCTTAGCTGTGACCG GTCATCCTCAGCTAAAGATCTCAGTGCTGCAGACTCCAGTCTCAGCATTCGTTCCTCTGGGAGAAAATGTGACTCTGCAGTGCACGGTCCGCCCTGAGAACCGAGCAGCAGAGCTGCAAGTGCTCTGGTTCAGATCTGCTGCAGGACGATCCTTTCCTGAGATCATCTACACTCATCACAACAGCAGCCGTCAGTGTGAGATCAGCTCTTCTAAAGACGGCTGTGTTTTCAACTTCACCAAGAACATCAACAACAGTGAAGATACTGGAACTTACTACTGTGCTGTGTCCAGCTGTGGGAAGATCATTATTGGGAATGGAACACATGTGAACTTCA AGAAGCCTGTGGATCCCATTGTGTTCTATCTGGGAGCAGCTTTGGGAATTTGCGTGGTTGTGATCTTCGGCCTAGCTGTTTTAATCTGCAGAG TGAGACCTCAGCAAGATTCAGTAGATGAGGATATGACCTGTCAG ACTGCTGTGGAGCGGATTTACGCTGCCAAAAAGCTGAGAATGAAGAAAAGACAGTCGGGAGACAGTGTGCACTCTGAAGTGAGCTACTTCACTGTTACTGATGCAAATCTAACTCGATAA
- the LOC140541415 gene encoding uncharacterized protein: MMTRTAVVVLLILIICSAQAVGNPEPLFLSAKVGEAVTLHCPPGNHSSAEIVMWHKQRLKNSPLEVASRFKDKEPVISAQFDQSRFKANKDASGFSLTIENVSKKDEGLYFCGGGDAKTLSFYTSTFLAVKDSNISVLQTPVLESVSSGESVTLQCTVLSEIHSEDLRVLWFRSAAGRSLPEIIYTDHNSSSRQCETSSSPHSCVYNFSKNILNDSDAGTYYCAVTTCGKIIIGNGTTVCLIVKHCWTVMQEMLKNSNWKQAVI; encoded by the exons ATGATGACTCGGACTGCAGTTGTCGTCTTACTTATCTTAATAATAT GTTCTGCTCAAGCTGTGGGAAACCCTGAACCACTGTTTCTCTCAGCTAAGGTTGGTGAAGCCGTTACTCTCCACTGTCCACCTGGAAACCACTCCAGTGCAGAAATTGTGATGTGGCACAAGCAACGACTGAAGAATTCACCACTGGAAGTGGCGTCAAGGTTTAAAGATAAGGAGCCAGTAATTTCAGCCCAGTTTGACCAGTCAAGATTTAAAGCAAACAAAGATGCGAGTGGCTTTTCTCTCACTATTGAAAATGTTAGTAAGAAAGACGAGGGGCTGTACTTCTGTGGAGGCGGTGATGCCAAAACACTGAGCTTCTATACCAGTACATTCCTAGCAGTGAAAG ATTCAAACATCTCAGTGCTCCAAACTCCAGTACTGGAATCAGTTTCTTCAGGAGAGTCGGTGACTCTGCAGTGCACAGTCCTCTCTGAGATCCATTCAGaagatctcagggtgctctgGTTCAGATCTGCTGCAGGACGATCCCTTCCTGAAATCATCTACACTGatcacaacagcagcagccgTCAGTGTGAGACCAGCTCCTCTCCACACAGCTGTGTGTACAACTTCTCCAAGAACATCCTCAACGACAGTGATGCTGGAACTTACTACTGCGCTGTGACCACCTGTGGGAAGATCATCATTGGCAATGGAACAACAGTGTGCTTGA TTGTCAAACACTGCTGGACTGTGATGCAAGAGATGCTGAAGAATTCAAATTGGAAACAGGCTGTTATCTAA